The region ATTATTATGAATTATcatattcatttggagtcgtgtttctggctaCATGTCAAATgttagtccaatattcactctcctatTCACTTGCTTgttctttagcagctaaattcTCTGATTTGGTACTGAGCAGGTACATTTGGTTTATCTAAggttttttgctgaaaaaaaaaaagctgtctcCTGTTGCTGGAAACTGGGTTAATGAGAGTGCAGAGACTCTGTAAAGCAGATAAGTTAGGTTATAATTCTCTGTTAAAGTTACATTGAAAATCATATTGAATCATTTTAGGTTATGTCATCATattcaaacctttttttattccatttataATCTTTGTGACAAACCACTCTACCTTCGGCCTGTTGGTCTGTTTCTTGGTCTGGATGTCACCCTGCTCAGTTTTGGGTTCGCTGTTGTCGCTGAGCCCGGCCTCCTCGCCCAGCCCGCTGTCCTCTGTGTCAACACTGCTGCTCCTTGACCCCAGCTTCTTCTCCTGGAGCATCAGCTTCTTGTCTTGGATGACCCCTCCTCCTGCGTTCTGTAACGCCCTCATCTGGCGCCGCCGTGTCGGCGACTCATTGCCTAGGAACGGCTTGCTGTCCTTGGGACCCGACTCCATCTTGCCTCGGATGGCGTTGACCACATCGCTGCTGCTGCACTCGCTGCGTTTCGGCTGGACAGTCTTGGTCACGGCACAGGTCCGGATCGTAGTCCCACTGGTGTCGGCGGCATCAGCCGCGATTACACGCGGGGTGACGGTAAGTTTGACCACGTGGTGTTGCTCTTTTTTATCTTCCTCTTCAATAGATGAAGGCATCCAGCCGCTCGGGATGGCGTCCTGCTTGTTACTGTGTTCATTGGCCCAGCCCTGCCAGTTCTTGGTCAAGTTGGCCACCATAGCAGCACATTTTATCTTCCGTACCGCCCGTTTGAAAGCCTGAGGCTCTGGTGGTGAAACTGTGGTGGTTCCACTGCTGCTCATGGTGACAGGATACCAGAAGGGACGTTTCTTAGAAATTGGTATTATTCTTGTCTTATGTTCTTCCTTCTGCTTTAGAAATCTATTCTGCTGTTAGTCTTTGGGTTGTTAGCTCAAGGCATAAAGGCTCTGAATTTATCAAAGTCTCAACCAGAATGTTTTTGATAGATTCAGAGTTTTTTGTGTTATGGCAAAAATTCGAGTTGAGTtaagaaatgattaaaaagttGAACAAATATTTAGCTG is a window of Enoplosus armatus isolate fEnoArm2 chromosome 3, fEnoArm2.hap1, whole genome shotgun sequence DNA encoding:
- the abraa gene encoding actin-binding Rho-activating protein yields the protein MSSSGTTTVSPPEPQAFKRAVRKIKCAAMVANLTKNWQGWANEHSNKQDAIPSGWMPSSIEEEDKKEQHHVVKLTVTPRVIAADAADTSGTTIRTCAVTKTVQPKRSECSSSDVVNAIRGKMESGPKDSKPFLGNESPTRRRQMRALQNAGGGVIQDKKLMLQEKKLGSRSSSVDTEDSGLGEEAGLSDNSEPKTEQGDIQTKKQTNRPKIKIATTSDIKSRWQQWSEKHIEGQKLNPFSEEFDHEYAMAQRLHKGESGYGRPKDGSKTAERGDRAQKHIHREMEEMVWIIRDMGFKDKEGRTIISFGRLFDRYVKISDKVVGILLRCRKHKMLDFEGEMLWKGQDDNVIITLRE